A stretch of the Duncaniella dubosii genome encodes the following:
- a CDS encoding alpha-L-rhamnosidase C-terminal domain-containing protein: MMGQIDEWLFRSLAGIRIDESRPGMQHLIIEPSVVGDLTSVRGRTATLYGDVEVDWRRNGDDFTLDLTLPANVSADVIIPGETQAKTVKSGKYTFSSKIK, from the coding sequence ATGATGGGGCAGATTGACGAATGGCTTTTCCGTTCGCTTGCAGGAATCAGGATTGACGAGAGCCGTCCCGGAATGCAGCATCTCATAATCGAGCCTTCGGTTGTGGGTGACCTGACGAGTGTCAGAGGACGTACCGCTACCCTCTACGGCGACGTTGAGGTCGATTGGCGACGCAATGGCGACGATTTTACTTTGGATTTGACTCTTCCGGCCAATGTGTCGGCAGACGTGATTATTCCGGGTGAAACTCAGGCAAAGACTGTCAAATCCGGTAAATATACCTTTTCTTCAAAAATAAAGTAA